In Deltaproteobacteria bacterium, the following are encoded in one genomic region:
- a CDS encoding HAMP domain-containing protein, producing the protein MRLSLATKIFLGFALVVCTFGAVTAYSLVTLHRVGEDIRVTSQAYLPLTTVAAQVETSHKNRSRDLQRLLDEKDPRTQRALIKLAQVYYPQELHRRIAAGRALTQASLSTVTPGERDFLTDLDKRFADLNTHYQAFDTKAEALFALLQSDKPDAAVLKQQGAELLAVQQQLDRDIHVLSSVLDARVSFRVATAGAEERRGAFVIIILTIGAILLGLLVTLGSLRVLAPIRRLTEGASRIGRGDYATLVDAEGTDEMALLGREFNAMAASLREREAQLAQKQQELVRAERLAAMGRVTAQITHEIRNPLSSIGLNAEMLEEGLASAQFGTPEQARESLELLGAIAREVDRLTEITEQYLRFARAPKPQLASEDVNAVVGALLDFLAPELQGAQLHVDRAFVSGPLWAVCDEGQLRQALLNLVRNAREAMEGKPGTLRVETSQRGERVEIAVQDNGPGVSAEDLARIFDPFFSTKQRGTGLGLAVTQQIIREHGGEISCTSTPGLGTRFIVSLPRAEQPSAQSGERAALPH; encoded by the coding sequence ATGCGCCTCTCGCTGGCCACCAAGATCTTCCTGGGCTTCGCGCTCGTGGTCTGCACGTTCGGCGCGGTGACCGCTTACTCGCTCGTCACCTTGCACCGCGTGGGCGAGGACATCCGGGTCACCAGCCAGGCGTACCTGCCGCTCACCACCGTGGCCGCGCAGGTGGAGACCTCGCACAAGAACCGCTCGCGCGACCTGCAGCGCCTGCTCGACGAGAAGGATCCGCGCACCCAGCGCGCGCTCATCAAGCTGGCGCAGGTGTACTACCCGCAGGAGCTGCACCGTCGAATTGCCGCGGGCCGCGCGCTCACCCAGGCGTCGCTCTCGACGGTCACGCCCGGCGAGCGCGACTTCCTCACCGATCTCGACAAGCGCTTCGCCGATCTCAACACGCACTACCAAGCCTTCGACACCAAGGCCGAGGCGCTCTTCGCCCTCCTCCAATCCGACAAGCCGGACGCCGCCGTGCTCAAGCAGCAGGGCGCGGAGCTGCTCGCGGTGCAGCAGCAGCTCGATCGCGACATCCACGTGCTCTCCAGCGTGCTCGACGCGCGCGTGAGCTTCCGCGTGGCCACCGCCGGCGCCGAAGAGCGTCGCGGCGCGTTCGTGATCATCATCCTCACCATCGGCGCGATCCTGCTCGGCTTGCTGGTGACGCTCGGTTCACTGCGCGTGCTCGCGCCGATCCGCCGGCTCACCGAGGGCGCCAGCCGCATCGGCCGCGGCGACTACGCCACGCTCGTGGACGCCGAGGGCACCGACGAGATGGCGCTGCTCGGGCGCGAGTTCAACGCGATGGCCGCGTCGCTGCGTGAGCGCGAGGCGCAGCTCGCGCAGAAGCAGCAGGAGCTGGTGCGGGCGGAGCGGCTCGCGGCGATGGGCCGCGTCACCGCGCAGATCACCCACGAGATTCGCAATCCGCTCTCGTCGATTGGCCTCAACGCAGAGATGCTCGAAGAAGGCCTCGCCAGCGCCCAGTTCGGCACGCCCGAGCAGGCGCGCGAGAGCCTGGAGCTGCTCGGCGCCATCGCCCGCGAGGTCGATCGGCTCACGGAGATCACCGAGCAGTACTTGCGATTCGCGCGCGCGCCCAAGCCCCAGCTCGCCAGCGAGGACGTGAACGCCGTGGTGGGCGCGCTGCTCGACTTCCTCGCGCCCGAGCTGCAAGGCGCGCAGCTGCACGTGGATCGCGCGTTCGTGAGTGGGCCGCTCTGGGCCGTCTGCGACGAAGGCCAGCTCCGCCAAGCGCTGCTCAACCTCGTCCGCAACGCGCGCGAGGCGATGGAAGGCAAGCCGGGCACGCTTCGCGTCGAGACCTCGCAGCGCGGCGAGCGCGTGGAGATCGCCGTGCAGGACAACGGCCCGGGCGTCTCCGCCGAGGATCTCGCGCGCATCTTCGATCCCTTCTTCTCCACCAAGCAGCGCGGCACCGGGCTCGGCCTCGCGGTGACGCAGCAGATCATCCGCGAGCACGGCGGTGAGATCAGCTGCACCAGCACACCAGGTTTGGGCACGCGCTTCATCGTCAGCCTGCCGCGCGCCGAGCAGCCCAGCGCCCAGAGCGGCGAGCGGGCCGCGCTGCCCCACTAG
- a CDS encoding insulinase family protein, with protein sequence MAGKSIRNRSRTRAPRMAPTSPLVKATTLKNGLRCVAVRAPGLRTGMLVAYVRVGSRYEAPAVNGVSHFLEHAFFRGSARFPSTFELNVAAEEVGGSLNASTGRESSAYYTPVHPAHLSRGVEILADMLSTPRLTDLEIEREIILEEMLDEVDAEGRDIDLDNLAKRQLFAGHGLAQKIAGTPETVRAIGTADLRRHLARHYHGGNLVLCAAGDFAPEELFEAGERYFSGYAPAKPIATLRAPRVPSGPTSVFQQHSESQAELRVSFPAPPERHPDFYPLILIARVLDDGLASRLQRAIVEERALAYSVGAGVDRYSDVSIFELEAACLPVKAPRVVAEFGRLLGELCEYEVSNEELERAKRRHAMALEFALDSTTELCSWYGSGALFGHDEDFAKRRERVQAVSPKEILRVARAVFRPDRLHFTYVGPAGKKERAQLEAWVKRPTGL encoded by the coding sequence ATGGCCGGAAAATCGATCCGCAACCGGAGTCGCACCCGCGCGCCGCGCATGGCGCCGACGTCGCCCCTTGTGAAAGCGACGACGCTGAAGAACGGCCTTCGCTGCGTCGCCGTGCGTGCGCCCGGGCTGCGCACCGGCATGCTGGTGGCGTACGTGCGCGTGGGCTCGCGCTACGAGGCGCCGGCGGTGAACGGCGTGTCGCACTTCCTGGAGCACGCGTTCTTCCGCGGCTCGGCCCGCTTTCCCTCCACGTTCGAGCTCAACGTCGCGGCAGAAGAAGTGGGCGGCTCGCTGAACGCGAGCACCGGCCGCGAGTCGAGCGCGTACTACACACCGGTGCACCCGGCGCACCTCTCGCGCGGCGTGGAGATCCTCGCCGACATGCTCTCCACGCCGCGCCTCACCGACCTGGAGATCGAGCGCGAGATCATCCTCGAGGAGATGCTCGACGAGGTCGACGCCGAGGGCCGCGACATCGATCTCGACAACCTCGCCAAGCGGCAGCTCTTCGCGGGCCACGGGCTGGCGCAGAAGATCGCGGGAACGCCGGAGACCGTCCGCGCCATCGGTACGGCCGACCTGCGCCGCCACCTCGCGCGCCACTACCACGGCGGGAATCTCGTGTTGTGCGCTGCGGGCGACTTCGCGCCGGAGGAGCTCTTCGAGGCCGGCGAGCGCTACTTCTCGGGCTACGCGCCCGCGAAGCCGATCGCGACGCTGCGCGCGCCGCGCGTGCCGAGTGGTCCGACGAGCGTGTTCCAGCAGCACTCGGAGAGCCAGGCCGAGCTGCGCGTGAGCTTCCCCGCGCCGCCCGAGCGGCACCCGGATTTCTATCCGCTCATCCTCATCGCGCGCGTTCTCGACGACGGCCTCGCCTCGCGGCTGCAGCGCGCGATCGTGGAGGAGCGCGCGCTCGCGTACTCGGTGGGCGCGGGCGTGGATCGCTACAGCGACGTGTCGATCTTCGAGCTCGAGGCCGCGTGCCTGCCGGTGAAGGCGCCGCGCGTGGTGGCCGAGTTCGGGCGGCTGCTGGGCGAGCTCTGCGAATACGAGGTGAGCAACGAAGAGCTCGAGCGCGCCAAGCGGCGTCACGCGATGGCGCTGGAGTTCGCGCTCGATTCCACGACCGAGCTCTGCAGCTGGTACGGCTCGGGCGCGCTCTTCGGCCACGACGAGGACTTCGCCAAGCGGCGCGAGCGCGTGCAGGCCGTGTCGCCGAAGGAGATCCTGCGCGTGGCGCGCGCGGTGTTCCGGCCGGACCGGCTGCACTTCACCTACGTGGGGCCCGCGGGGAAGAAAGAGCGCGCGCAGCTCGAGGCGTGGGTGAAAAGGCCGACTGGTCTGTAA
- a CDS encoding TetR/AcrR family transcriptional regulator, which produces MGRPPAREARDTRQNILDAALDLFAEKGFFGTSMRELARAVGVRESAIYHHFANKEALLEALMAEAGEERAHRTEVALSKLGTLPVRDMLMNIAREMLDSWELPREQKLWRIMCIEGFRLAECGKFQMDASFKKARDLMQQLFANLAADKRIKPIEPNIASMEFMAPMFMVRNVAASPKSFKLPEGVTPRQIVEAHVSFFCDALGA; this is translated from the coding sequence ATGGGTCGTCCTCCCGCCAGAGAGGCGCGCGACACGCGCCAGAACATCCTCGACGCCGCGCTGGATCTCTTTGCCGAGAAGGGCTTCTTCGGCACGAGCATGCGCGAGCTGGCGAGGGCGGTGGGCGTGCGCGAGAGCGCCATCTACCACCACTTCGCGAACAAGGAGGCGCTGCTCGAGGCCCTCATGGCCGAGGCGGGCGAGGAGCGCGCGCATCGCACCGAGGTGGCGCTGAGCAAGCTGGGCACGCTGCCGGTGCGCGACATGCTGATGAACATCGCGCGCGAGATGCTGGACTCCTGGGAGCTCCCGCGCGAGCAGAAGCTCTGGCGGATCATGTGCATCGAGGGCTTCCGGCTGGCGGAGTGCGGCAAGTTCCAGATGGACGCGAGCTTCAAGAAGGCGCGCGACCTGATGCAGCAGCTCTTCGCGAACCTGGCCGCGGACAAGCGCATCAAGCCCATCGAGCCTAACATCGCCTCGATGGAGTTCATGGCGCCGATGTTCATGGTGCGCAACGTGGCGGCGTCGCCGAAGAGCTTCAAGCTGCCCGAGGGCGTGACCCCGCGGCAGATCGTGGAAGCGCACGTGTCGTTCTTCTGCGACGCGCTGGGCGCCTAG
- a CDS encoding M48 family metalloprotease, translating into MTALAHSSGHRAANYAKTAMLMAALTALALVVGAKLGGSSGLILAALFIGGTNLVSYWFSDRIALALNRAQPVPPGELPEVERIVTELATRAQIPVPKLYVIPTGSPNAFATGRNPEHAAVAVTAGILDLLDARELRGVLAHELSHVVNRDTLISTVAGTMAGLISFLARSIFWLGGAMLGGGGDRRRGGGLAELGVILVAPLVALLLQLAVSRSREFGADASGAELCDDPQALASALAKLENGVRRIPDATAPATSHLFIVNPLSGTSLRSLFSTHPPTQERIRRLLGQGA; encoded by the coding sequence ATGACAGCGCTCGCTCACTCGTCCGGACACCGAGCTGCCAACTACGCCAAGACGGCGATGCTCATGGCCGCGCTCACCGCGCTGGCACTGGTCGTGGGCGCCAAGCTCGGCGGGTCGTCGGGGCTGATCCTCGCGGCGCTCTTCATTGGCGGGACGAACCTGGTCTCGTACTGGTTCAGCGACCGCATCGCCCTGGCGCTCAACCGGGCGCAGCCGGTGCCGCCGGGCGAGCTGCCGGAGGTGGAGCGGATCGTGACCGAGCTCGCGACGCGCGCGCAGATCCCGGTGCCGAAGCTCTACGTGATCCCCACCGGCTCGCCGAACGCGTTCGCCACCGGGCGCAATCCCGAGCACGCGGCGGTGGCGGTGACCGCGGGCATCCTCGATCTCCTCGACGCGCGCGAGCTGCGCGGCGTCCTGGCCCACGAGCTCTCGCACGTGGTGAACCGCGACACGCTCATCTCCACCGTGGCGGGAACGATGGCGGGCCTCATCTCCTTCCTGGCGCGGAGCATCTTCTGGTTGGGCGGGGCGATGCTCGGCGGCGGCGGCGATCGGCGGCGCGGCGGCGGCCTGGCGGAGCTGGGCGTGATCCTGGTGGCGCCGCTCGTCGCGTTGCTCTTGCAGCTGGCGGTGTCGCGGTCGCGGGAGTTTGGCGCGGATGCTTCGGGCGCGGAGCTCTGCGACGATCCGCAGGCGTTGGCGAGCGCGCTGGCGAAGCTGGAGAACGGCGTGCGGCGAATTCCCGACGCCACGGCGCCGGCGACCTCGCACCTGTTCATCGTGAATCCGCTCTCGGGCACGAGCCTGCGGTCGCTGTTCTCGACGCACCCGCCGACCCAAGAGCGGATCCGTAGACTCCTGGGCCAGGGCGCGTGA
- a CDS encoding PEGA domain-containing protein, with amino-acid sequence MSRITQTLRYGLPALLWALPQAGLAKGSSESKSPPAASRTVMVFVGADDKGAESSALRLGAMVEDALGRFDKYNFTPLRDAAGERVPADARAALHTAEDDLSAGKKNFIDGKLEDAEASLKSAIKGFEAGAAGLEKPDEYCDAWAYLGAVYQLKHKDDDAKDNLAQALAVEPGYKLDAKLGASPVADLMRQVRRESGEGHKGSISLFSTPAGGRAYLDGELKGFAPLSVDRIPVGRHLVRFERPGYMNVGQVVEIASTDESAVKAHFQATKDFSDVEDQVGQALKEVDSSSCGPSTFRLLKHYTLDRAIFANVRTTGDNLVLDLALVDAAAKKRVAHRRNSFEGEDPQNLTREVNKLVAGLIADAEDRPKDPKASASKDPLDKVDGMEDWDEDKGNSRGSGGDDDDSPKKKKKKSSNDDE; translated from the coding sequence ATGAGCCGCATCACTCAAACCCTCCGCTACGGCCTGCCCGCGTTGCTCTGGGCCTTGCCGCAGGCCGGTCTGGCCAAGGGCTCGAGCGAGAGCAAGAGCCCGCCGGCGGCGAGCCGCACGGTGATGGTCTTCGTGGGCGCCGACGACAAGGGCGCGGAGTCGAGCGCGCTGCGCCTCGGGGCCATGGTCGAGGACGCCCTGGGCCGCTTCGACAAGTACAACTTCACGCCGCTCCGGGACGCCGCCGGCGAGCGCGTCCCCGCCGACGCCCGCGCCGCCCTGCACACCGCCGAGGACGACCTCTCCGCGGGCAAGAAGAACTTCATCGACGGCAAGCTCGAAGACGCCGAGGCGAGCCTCAAGAGCGCCATCAAGGGCTTCGAAGCCGGCGCCGCGGGCCTGGAGAAGCCCGACGAGTACTGCGACGCCTGGGCCTACCTGGGCGCGGTGTACCAGCTCAAGCACAAGGACGACGACGCCAAGGACAACCTCGCCCAGGCCCTCGCGGTGGAGCCCGGCTACAAGCTCGACGCCAAGCTCGGCGCCAGCCCCGTGGCCGACCTGATGCGCCAGGTGAGGCGCGAGTCCGGCGAAGGCCACAAGGGCTCCATCTCCCTGTTCTCCACGCCCGCCGGCGGCCGGGCCTACCTCGACGGCGAGCTCAAGGGCTTCGCGCCGCTCTCCGTCGACCGCATTCCCGTGGGCCGGCACCTGGTGCGCTTCGAGCGGCCCGGCTACATGAACGTGGGCCAGGTGGTGGAGATCGCCTCCACCGACGAGTCCGCGGTCAAGGCCCACTTCCAGGCCACCAAGGACTTCTCCGACGTGGAGGACCAGGTGGGCCAGGCGCTGAAGGAGGTGGACTCGTCCTCCTGCGGCCCGTCGACGTTCCGCCTCCTCAAGCACTACACCCTCGACCGCGCCATCTTCGCCAACGTGCGCACCACCGGCGACAACCTGGTGCTCGACCTGGCCCTGGTGGACGCCGCTGCCAAGAAGCGCGTGGCCCACCGCCGCAACTCCTTCGAGGGCGAGGATCCCCAGAACCTCACCCGCGAGGTGAACAAGCTGGTGGCCGGCCTCATCGCCGACGCGGAGGATCGCCCCAAGGACCCCAAGGCCTCCGCCTCCAAGGACCCGCTCGACAAGGTCGACGGCATGGAGGACTGGGACGAGGACAAGGGCAACAGCCGCGGCAGCGGCGGCGACGACGACGACTCCCCGAAGAAGAAGAAGAAGAAGTCCTCCAACGACGACGAGTGA
- a CDS encoding acyl-CoA dehydrogenase yields the protein MSNAANRYRADLRDVRFVLFEQFKLGEYLGQAPFEAWGQDEVLATLKECHRIATEVTGPLNSSGDREGCRLENGQVYVPKGYKDAWTAVHESGLKVVSVEPEYGGQGAPEGVHVMVEEMLTGSNTAFNMYPSLAYGVGELLERCGTPEQKKKYLEKIFTGVWGGTMCLTEPQAGSDVGSARTSAKKNADGTYSIQGTKIFISAGDSDMVDNVVHLVLARVQGAAPGTKGLSLFIVPKFRVNADGSRGEKNDVGVGSIEHKMGINGSATCVLNFGENGGCVGELVGGVENSGMSQMFLMMNGARIAVGIQGLGLASTAYLNALDYARERKQGSSIKNWKDPTAPRVAILEHGDIRRMLLEMKSKVEGIRALAVKLASHVDRARIFAGKDDEKHAYHQGQVELLTPILKSYSSDQAFKVCELAIQTYGGAGYIKDYPVEQYARDAKIFSIYEGTNHIQAMDLVGRKLGQHGGAHTQQFLGDVAAFVEQHQNHARYGAEVKALGAAQEAVVNVVMKLMEYSQTGQLPKVPLVANRFLEMMGELTVSWLLLDQAMIAEAALEKLPAEHPDRAFYLGKRYGALFFARNVLPGVAAKASVVVAGDETPYEIPDGAFATV from the coding sequence ATGAGCAACGCCGCCAACCGCTACCGGGCCGACCTGCGCGATGTCCGGTTCGTGCTCTTCGAGCAGTTCAAGCTGGGCGAGTACCTGGGCCAGGCGCCGTTCGAGGCCTGGGGACAGGACGAGGTGCTCGCGACCTTGAAGGAGTGCCACCGCATCGCCACCGAGGTCACCGGACCTCTGAACTCCTCGGGCGATCGCGAGGGCTGTCGGCTCGAGAACGGCCAGGTCTACGTGCCCAAGGGCTACAAGGACGCCTGGACCGCGGTGCACGAGAGCGGCCTCAAGGTCGTGTCGGTGGAGCCGGAGTACGGCGGCCAGGGCGCGCCCGAGGGCGTGCACGTGATGGTGGAGGAGATGCTCACCGGCTCCAACACCGCCTTCAACATGTACCCCAGCCTGGCGTACGGCGTGGGCGAGCTCCTCGAGCGCTGCGGCACGCCGGAGCAGAAGAAGAAGTACCTGGAGAAGATCTTCACCGGCGTGTGGGGCGGCACCATGTGCCTCACCGAGCCGCAGGCCGGCAGCGACGTGGGCTCGGCGCGCACCAGCGCCAAGAAGAACGCCGACGGCACCTATTCCATCCAGGGCACCAAGATCTTCATCTCCGCGGGCGACTCGGACATGGTGGACAACGTGGTCCACCTGGTGCTCGCGCGCGTGCAGGGCGCGGCGCCGGGAACCAAGGGCCTCTCGCTCTTCATCGTCCCCAAGTTCCGCGTGAACGCCGACGGCTCGCGCGGCGAGAAGAACGACGTGGGCGTGGGCTCCATCGAGCACAAGATGGGCATCAACGGCTCGGCCACGTGCGTCCTCAACTTCGGCGAGAACGGCGGCTGCGTGGGCGAGCTGGTGGGCGGCGTCGAGAACTCGGGCATGAGCCAGATGTTCCTGATGATGAACGGCGCGCGCATCGCCGTGGGCATCCAGGGCCTGGGCCTGGCCTCGACCGCGTACCTGAACGCGCTCGACTACGCCCGCGAGCGCAAGCAGGGCAGCTCCATCAAGAACTGGAAGGACCCCACCGCGCCCCGCGTGGCCATCCTCGAGCACGGCGACATCCGCCGCATGCTCCTGGAGATGAAGAGCAAGGTGGAGGGCATTCGCGCCCTGGCGGTGAAGCTCGCGAGCCACGTGGACCGCGCGCGCATCTTCGCCGGCAAGGACGACGAGAAGCACGCCTACCACCAGGGCCAGGTGGAGCTGCTCACGCCGATCCTCAAGTCGTACAGCTCGGACCAGGCCTTCAAGGTCTGCGAGCTCGCCATCCAGACCTACGGCGGCGCCGGCTACATCAAGGACTACCCCGTGGAGCAGTACGCCCGCGACGCGAAGATCTTCAGCATCTACGAGGGCACCAACCACATCCAGGCCATGGACCTGGTGGGCCGCAAGCTCGGCCAGCACGGCGGCGCGCACACCCAGCAGTTCCTGGGCGACGTGGCCGCGTTCGTGGAGCAGCACCAGAACCACGCCCGCTACGGCGCCGAGGTGAAGGCCCTGGGCGCCGCGCAGGAGGCGGTGGTGAACGTGGTGATGAAGCTGATGGAGTACTCGCAGACCGGCCAACTGCCGAAGGTGCCGCTCGTGGCGAACCGGTTCCTGGAGATGATGGGCGAGCTGACGGTGTCGTGGCTCTTGCTCGACCAGGCGATGATCGCCGAGGCCGCGCTGGAGAAGCTGCCGGCGGAGCACCCCGACCGCGCGTTCTACCTGGGCAAGCGCTACGGCGCGCTCTTCTTCGCGCGCAACGTGCTGCCGGGTGTGGCCGCCAAGGCCAGCGTGGTAGTCGCGGGCGACGAGACCCCGTACGAGATCCCGGACGGCGCGTTCGCCACGGTGTAA
- a CDS encoding collagen-like protein, producing the protein MKRTPAAAAVLLVLGLASLSYAAGSPPQLTEEGFLTDAAGNPVSANLNMQFAIYASASGGTPLWSESQTVMVTAGYFSTLLGQSSPVPTSAFDGPVRYLGVTADTDPEMTPRQPIASVPYALVASDVIGDIHPTSISVNGQTVVDANGNWTGSVAGLQGPTGPVGPTGPVGPTGPQGGTGPQGATGPQGAVGPTGPAGATGPAGAMYVWSATSTASLKLPQADGHIATFTFTSPSAGFALVTGQFEVVIRNNFDQTSKPDCYLSTLIAAAPTTSIQPGPGYATTFINGNLPTQYNTQGYLSLWSTASRVLPVSSGSNTVYLNGSTNCPTGFWSNITLTAELIDNNPSATISVP; encoded by the coding sequence ATGAAGAGGACTCCCGCTGCCGCCGCCGTGCTTCTCGTGCTTGGGCTCGCTTCGCTCAGCTATGCCGCCGGAAGCCCTCCGCAGTTGACGGAAGAGGGCTTCCTCACCGACGCCGCGGGCAACCCGGTCTCGGCCAACCTGAACATGCAGTTCGCGATCTACGCCAGCGCCTCCGGCGGGACGCCGCTCTGGTCAGAATCGCAGACGGTGATGGTGACGGCCGGGTACTTCAGCACGCTGCTCGGCCAGAGCTCGCCCGTGCCCACCAGCGCATTCGACGGCCCGGTGAGGTACCTGGGGGTCACCGCAGACACGGACCCCGAGATGACCCCGCGGCAGCCGATCGCGAGCGTGCCCTACGCGCTGGTGGCCAGCGACGTCATCGGGGACATTCATCCCACGAGCATCTCGGTGAACGGACAGACCGTGGTGGACGCGAACGGAAACTGGACGGGGAGCGTGGCTGGGCTGCAGGGGCCGACCGGACCGGTAGGGCCGACCGGACCGGTAGGGCCGACCGGACCGCAGGGTGGCACCGGCCCGCAGGGTGCGACGGGGCCGCAGGGCGCAGTTGGACCAACCGGGCCCGCGGGGGCCACGGGGCCCGCTGGGGCGATGTACGTTTGGAGCGCGACCTCCACGGCTTCGCTCAAGCTTCCTCAAGCCGACGGGCACATCGCTACCTTCACGTTCACTTCACCGTCGGCTGGATTCGCGTTGGTCACCGGCCAGTTCGAAGTCGTGATCCGAAACAACTTCGATCAAACCAGCAAGCCGGACTGCTACCTGAGCACCCTGATCGCAGCCGCGCCGACCACGTCGATTCAACCGGGCCCCGGCTACGCGACGACTTTCATCAACGGGAACCTGCCCACTCAATACAACACTCAAGGCTATCTGAGCCTCTGGTCCACGGCCTCGAGGGTGTTGCCGGTCTCGTCAGGTTCGAACACCGTCTATCTCAATGGCTCCACGAACTGCCCCACGGGCTTCTGGAGCAACATCACCCTCACGGCCGAGCTCATCGACAACAATCCGTCTGCGACAATCAGCGTCCCGTGA
- a CDS encoding phospho-sugar mutase yields MALAPELEQKARQWLDGDPDLETRKELEGLLARKDEAELSDRFGAALEFGTAGLRGTLGAGPNRMNRAVVRRTTAGLARYLKAQVPDVAKRGVVIGRDGRIGSPEFLEDTAAVLCAEGIPAHVFEGVVPTPLVAHAVAAVNAAAGVMVTASHNPPAYNGYKVYWGNGAQIIPPHDAGIAAAIDQIGPAKNVKLLSKSEAGTLWRVLPREVEEGYFKALAALPLHPEIKRDISIAYTPMHGVGNRFARRALADAGFARVETVPAQAEPDGRFPTVKFPNPEEPGAMDLVLALATQMDAEIALANDPDADRLAVAVRTEKGKYTQLTGNEVGILLGHYLLTEAKADPKRLVITTIVSSSQLGVMARELGVGYDETLTGFKWIANRAMEREKSEGARFVFGFEEALGYTVGTVARDKDGVGAALMVAELAAVAKSRGRTLIQELGEVQRRFGLFAASQKSLTMPGASGGAAIKGIMTAFREKPPANIGGHAVAALRDLKRGTRTAAGKTEKLSLPPSDVIVYELEGDARIVLRPSGTEPKIKFYFERKEPVAAGEAIDAARARAGKALNGLQDAFMKLVEAAQPK; encoded by the coding sequence ATGGCGCTCGCACCCGAACTGGAGCAGAAGGCCCGCCAGTGGCTCGACGGCGACCCCGATCTCGAGACGCGCAAGGAGCTCGAAGGCCTGCTCGCCCGCAAGGACGAGGCTGAGCTCTCCGACCGCTTCGGCGCCGCGCTGGAGTTCGGCACCGCCGGCCTGCGCGGCACGCTGGGCGCGGGGCCCAACCGCATGAACCGCGCGGTCGTCCGCCGCACCACGGCCGGATTGGCGCGCTACCTCAAGGCCCAGGTTCCCGACGTGGCCAAGCGCGGGGTGGTCATCGGCCGCGACGGACGCATCGGCTCGCCGGAGTTCCTCGAGGACACCGCCGCCGTGCTCTGCGCCGAGGGGATCCCCGCGCACGTGTTCGAGGGCGTGGTGCCCACGCCGCTGGTGGCGCACGCCGTGGCCGCGGTGAACGCTGCCGCCGGCGTGATGGTCACCGCCAGCCACAACCCGCCCGCATACAACGGCTACAAGGTCTACTGGGGCAACGGCGCGCAGATCATCCCTCCGCACGACGCGGGCATCGCCGCCGCCATCGACCAGATCGGGCCCGCCAAGAACGTGAAGCTGCTCTCGAAGTCCGAGGCCGGCACGCTCTGGCGCGTCCTTCCGCGCGAGGTGGAGGAGGGCTACTTCAAGGCCCTGGCCGCCCTCCCGCTCCACCCCGAGATCAAACGAGATATATCGATTGCGTACACGCCCATGCACGGCGTGGGCAACCGCTTCGCCCGGCGCGCGCTGGCGGATGCGGGCTTCGCGCGCGTGGAGACCGTCCCTGCGCAGGCCGAGCCCGACGGCCGCTTCCCCACGGTGAAGTTCCCCAACCCGGAAGAGCCGGGCGCCATGGACCTGGTGCTGGCGCTGGCCACGCAGATGGACGCGGAGATCGCCCTGGCCAACGACCCCGACGCGGATCGCCTGGCCGTCGCGGTGCGCACCGAGAAGGGCAAGTACACCCAGCTCACCGGAAATGAAGTGGGCATCCTGCTCGGGCACTACCTGCTCACCGAGGCCAAGGCGGATCCCAAGCGCCTGGTGATCACCACCATCGTCAGCTCCAGCCAGCTGGGGGTGATGGCCCGCGAGCTGGGCGTCGGCTACGACGAGACGCTCACCGGCTTCAAGTGGATCGCCAACCGCGCCATGGAGCGCGAGAAGAGCGAGGGCGCGCGCTTCGTCTTTGGGTTCGAGGAGGCGCTGGGCTACACCGTGGGCACCGTGGCCCGCGACAAGGACGGCGTGGGCGCGGCGCTGATGGTGGCCGAGCTGGCTGCCGTGGCGAAGTCGCGCGGGCGCACGCTGATCCAGGAGCTCGGCGAGGTGCAGCGCCGCTTCGGGCTCTTCGCCGCCAGCCAGAAGAGCCTCACCATGCCCGGCGCCAGCGGTGGCGCGGCCATCAAGGGCATCATGACCGCCTTCCGCGAGAAGCCGCCCGCCAACATCGGCGGGCACGCGGTGGCCGCGTTGCGCGACTTGAAGCGCGGCACGCGCACAGCCGCCGGAAAGACCGAGAAGCTCTCGCTGCCGCCCAGCGACGTCATCGTCTACGAGCTCGAGGGCGATGCGCGCATCGTGCTCCGGCCCAGCGGCACCGAGCCGAAGATCAAGTTCTACTTCGAGCGCAAGGAGCCGGTGGCCGCAGGCGAGGCCATCGACGCCGCGCGCGCCCGCGCCGGCAAGGCCCTGAATGGGCTGCAGGACGCCTTCATGAAGTTGGTCGAGGCCGCGCAGCCCAAGTAG